GTAAAACTAAGAATGTGATGTGATTGTTTGCTGATGTGACAGGAAGTTGTTGATGCCCTTTCCTTTGAACTTCCAAAGGCTGTTTCAAAGTTTGTGGGGATTTCAAGTAGATTTTTGGACATTGCAACTAGCATCATCGATCAGTTTATAGTGAAATGTGGTCCAAGGGATATGCTCTCAATTCTCTGTAATGtgagtttgtttttattgttagtAAATGTATATTACCACTTCCAAGACACACAATTTCACTTTAATACTCCCTTGCTAGTTAACAATACTATTAGCTATTGGATATTTTGTTGAACAAATTTCAATGGAGAACACCAATTAATCAATAATGCGGAAGACACAGTTACCATCGAAACCTCCACATATTCTGATATTCCTACATCTCATTCCACATGATGTATCGTTTGGCTTGAGATTCATTCCTTCCCTCTTTGTGACACCCCATCACTTAACCCTCACACCTTCTACTCACTTGTATTGCTCACATCCTGCTAGACCTTTGTCCTTACTCAGTTTGAAATATTCACTTTCTATCTAACGATCTTCTATCAAaaagaaaactcaaattttCTCATAATTACGTCATAGTTTTCATGCAAAGAACTACATGTCAGTGCAGTGTGACATTTAATtgatctattttttattaatattttgatcaTATGCTTCTGTTAATGTAATTGAACAGACATTAGGTTACTCAAGTAAGATCACCAAGGCTGCCAGTTACATTGTCCCTCCTTTATCAGGGATCTCAAAGGGTAATTGTTGCATTGACCTTTTTAATTAATGGATAGAATATAGAACTGTAATCTCTGTTCAAGGAATGAAATATGGAAGCAATTACCTTGTTAATTTTCTTGCAATGTAGAGCATGTGAATAACTTGACACTGGATTCCTTTCATGAagttattttttggttttggttttgttgATTATAAGTTGCTCTGGGCTTGTATGAAGACAACCAACTCCTTAGTCACTAGCCACTCTGACCTTTACATTTATAATCCAGGCTCGATCTTTTGCTCACAGCCTGAGTTGCATCAAAATTATGGctatattatgtttatattgggaaaattgaatataatattaattttatattatatggtTTGTTGAGATCAATTGtagttattaataaattatttattttctttcattactTTTGAAGAAAGTGGTAGGATCAATTTAAAAGAGATGATTTAAAAGGTATGGATGCTGTCTATTGAGTTTTGGTAAATTTATGAAGGATGAAACCAGAAAATCAGTTCCTTTCAGGACAGTATGCTTTTGGTTCAGCATTCTTGTGTGGCAAAATCTTTTGGGTTGAACATAGCTACTTGAATGCAGAGTTTAACAGGACTAATGACAATCAAATCTGACACATTATTTGTTTGGGTGAAGTGCATCATATATTTTATCACTGAACTTTTATATCTaatctcaaataaaatttaattaaaataaatattctcaATGTCCTAAGCTTCAGCTTGATACTACATCACTTGTCCTGTTAGCTGTCAATTGCATGCAGTTTTTATTGGATTCATTTTATTCGGCAAGATGATCAAGGGAGAATTTGTCGTGCTACTTAAGCAAATATTTAAACTTGGAAAGTATTTTTGTTGATGAAACGCAAAACTTTAATTCTAGCTTTGGCTCACTCTGTTCTGTCAATGATTTTAAGCCACACTATTTGAAGTTTTTTCTCatacttattttgccttttcaGTCATTATTTCCATTAAGAGGCGTCAGTTTGAGCAAGTAAAAGAAGCTGTTCCTATAATACTTAATGTACTGAAAGTCGTGTCTTTGGAgtcagaagaagaagaagaacttgaGGATGTATTTGACAGAGCTGTTGGGATTGCAAATTCTATATGTGAAGTTTGCAATAAATTGGTCAGTCAATTTTAAAACCATGATCTTTTCTTTGTTGAAAAACTTAAATGTCtgatttattttcaattctttttgctgatatttttctcttttctcttttaccAAGGAGGGGGATGCAAAGCCGAAGCTCCAATCTGTTCTTGGTCTGTATGTCCTGCAATGCATGGTACATGTTTCTGTACTGcactaaaactaatttttttaatttgtatttcttCCTAACTAGTTCTTAGTAAAATGGAGATATGATTTTATTGATGTTATAATGATTTGGCATGTTACCACGCACTTTCCAGGCTCTCATTTCTGCTAGTTTAGGGTATAAAGCTTCCAGATGTCATTCGTTTGTATTACAACTGTCACAAATATCTTCATACTGTGGCTTATCATATCTCAGTCTACTAACAACTTACGAAGTTGAGACTGTGGCAAGCTCCATTTTTGGAGGTAGTGCACTTGTTCACCTTGTttccattaattatttaaaagtaagcACTAAACATcactatatttttgttaaccTCCTCAATTTTCCTGAAGATAAAGATCTCTGTATGGGTTTCTTATCTCATGTCAAACATGGTGCTGCTCTTTCAGGTTTGTGTTTGAATAATTACTCTGTAATTGAATCCATGCCTTTTCTGTTTTTCCTTTCCCTTTCACTAACCCAtcaaactcttttttttaaagtaatttggGGACTTGTCTCAGAGGAGGTTGCTTATACTGCAAAAGAGAATTTGACTGCGATCAAGGACGAACTTTGTAATAACCAAACAAAAAGGTGGCAAGCAATAGGAACATTAAAGCAAGTACTTTCCTTTGTAAATCTACCATGGGAATTAAAGAAACATGCTATCGACTTCTTGCTTTGCATCACAGATGGAAGAATCTCTAGAAACTGCAATGAGGAGCATTCTGAATGGTCATCTTATATGCCTAGTCTTTTTTCAGCTTTGCAGGTTGTGTTCACTGCAATTTGTGACTTTTTGTTTATCATTGTTGAATCTTTTACTTTCTCAAATGAAGATGGAGAATGCTGATATGATATATGTTTCTATTATGTTTACACATTTAACCTTTCAGGCTGTAAAAATGGTTATCATGCATGCCCCAGAGCCAGAACTTAGAAAAAAATCCTTTGCTGTGCTAAAAGGAGTGAGTTTCTAATACTAGAGGCACCTCTTTTATAGTTATAAATGCTTGTTGAACTGCTTAATATCTTGGGCAAATTTTTCTTAAGATTTTTATGGTACTGTGCTAATGTTTACTCAAACTAGGTACTTGACGATATTCCAATTTCTCAAAGATTAGACATTTTGAAAGCACTGATTAGAAATACTGACTCTTCCTCAATGGTAATGCTCTACCTAAATTATGATTTGTTttgcatttttctttattttcaattaatagtTAAATCATCTCACGGTGATCTTGCACCCTTTTGAAGATTGCCATTTTCATCGATCTTATCCGGAAGGAAATGCACACAGCAATCTGCAATAGTAGATCAATAGTAAAAGATGCCCCACAGATAGAAAACAAAGCATTTCCAGATACCCCGTTTTGGAACCCTGGGGTCATAGAGTTGGTCGAGTTGGTTCTAAGACCTCCACAGGGTGGACCTCCTTTCCTACCTGAGCAGAGTGATGCGGTATTCTTCCTATTTTTTGCGTTCTTTGTAACTTATGTTAGGTTTAATTGTTCATTCGGTCTCTATACTTACCTAcaccaactttttattttagttcttatatttaaaaCCCATACTTTTTGTACAAGcatttttttgtcataattCGTGTGCCTTGTAGTAATTTTACACTGCCAGAAGATTTTAGGTATAGGAACTAAAATGAAAAGTCAGTGCGGGTAAAGAGACCTAATGATTTACGAAACCTTTGTGTAATCCTGGTTTCTTGAAATGCATTTTTTAGAAGAAGCATTTGGCgtaattgtcatttattttttagCTATGAATATGAACTGATATGAAAAGCCTTTAAGTAATGGCCTTATGTAATATTATGATCCACAGGTGTTGTCAGCCCTCAACCTATACCGATTTGTATTGATGATAGAATCTGCTGGTATGTAGCATCAATTAATTATCActtatggaaaaaaaaattactgacAAGAAGtcttgattaaaaaattatactatttgAAGCAGTGGTTAATGAGTTACAAGTTTTTGAGTTgtagaaaatttcaaaataatcacTAACACTTGTTAAATATGAAATGAGACTTTCAAAATTGGGATTTTCAACAGATTTCAACTAATAATAGAGTGTGTTGGTAGTATTTATCTAATCTAAAAGTTAAGTCTAATTTGGAAGGATTTTCTATTTCATTGGTAACAGAAAAGACAAACTGCACTGGAGTGCTGTCAAAGAACAGTTTACTGAAGGCTTACAATGAATGGCTGCTTCCTTTGCGTACCCTAGTGACTGGTATAATGGCAGAGAGCAAGAGTGACCATGATGACTTTGCAGTTGACACTGTATGCACCTTAAATCCACTTGAGTTGGTGTTGTACCGGTGCATTGAACTTGTAGAAGAGAAGCTAAAGCAATCCACATAGGGTGCCCTTGGCAaggatttttgaaaaaaaatttagtgcATGTTATTTTTGAAACATTTACGATTTAAACATCTAAAGTAAGGCTATTGGATGCAATTGAAATTGTAAATCATCCTTTCAGATGCAATGCAATTTCTACCATGTTTGAAATTTCGGATTCttgatgtgaaaaaaaaaaatggaagttaCTTGGATGTTGATCAGGGTTCTGTGTTTGGCTTGAATTGATCTTAGATGTTAAAATCTTCCTCCTTTTATCTACCAGAGAATTTGACATAGAAAAGGAAACCAGcaaaagtatttttatactTTGGGTGGTATCACTATACAATAACCTTAAAACTAATCATTTTCAGGAaactaaaatacattaaaattgaattcctttcatttgtttaattttttttttaagttttgtatGTGTAATGATTTAagtgtattaattttttttttttgtttagataGAATATCttgattatcaataaatataaaaattattctaataCTTAGTAATTTAAGATTATTAGATGATGatgtttttcaatttatgttgggtgaaattatttttcaatcgacttaaaaaaaatattcgaTTGATgttaataagaatatttttattaagattatttttactTAGCATTGAtcataataactataattataattattttgattgatattaatgagttattttttttGGAACTCTTTTATTGAggttagtttttaattttttaatcgaTGTTGGTTaagaaagttaattttatttatataaatcagAAAAATTCTAGtcattattgatattttttatgcaTTGGAAGAAGTTCTAAACGGTGCATGTTGGGAAAAAATTGAATcgataaagaaaaagtaatcaTTATAGACTTTTACCAAAATTATGTTATCGGAAAATAATTTGTTGATATTGGTCgaaaaaaatttgattataatGTACATCATggataaataatatatcaacaatatttatttatgtcaACTAAAAGAAGCTAACATATTAGTGGAAATTTTTAAGAACTTAAAATGGATTGAAAGTTTCAGTAAAGACAAGGGagataaattcacaaatatattattttaagttttttttattgaagataATATTTTGAtctcttatataaatttatataaatatgtacattatttattaatatcaatCCTATTTGACATATCTCCTCAAAAAACATATAACTAATATCCAGATTCACAAAATTCACTATTCATCCTGGTGATCGGATAAAACCGGtctatatttcaaaatatcattacaaaagactttaattaaaataatttgaaccTAATGAGTCATGGAGAGAATATGAGAAAAGATTAATACAAGAGATAAAAGagtaagaaaattttcaaatcttaCTTATGAAAATTGgaaattttttaagtaataaattatttgtataaatttttaaaatttaacttttcaaattatattacaataacattttaaattgtCTTTGTAAATATAGTATCTCCTAAAGTTTCttcatttaaatatatgaaataaaaacattcaataagtcaaattaattttagtttattctaacaaataaaaaagtaacCATAGTTGATCTTATATATAAAACGAGTAATaacctattaattaattgtatgTTGGGTCCTATAAACATTCTCAAAGAATTATTGATGCTGAATCTATTTCTTGAATATAAGTTGTGGTAAGTTAATCTATATTTCTTACTTTTATGACAATTTGCATCAGTAGCCAGATTTTGTTTACAAAATAGTTTCAAAATCTTAAAAGGGTGAAATTTTATGAGTGAAGTATATGCATAGCCCATGTTTGACATTcccaaaaaattatattattcgtaaaatatatactttttacaGCACTAACTTTTGTCTTTATATTattacctttttctttctttcttttaatcttttcgACGATAAATAACTCTATTTTGTAAAACTTTATTGTACTAACACGATTATAAAAGATGTTCACACCAATTATTGTACCAAAGAAGCGACAAAGGAATTTGAATGCTACTGGACCCATTTAAAGATTTGCACCCAAATTCAACTTCAACCTTTTACTAGCTATTTAAATACTTAGAAtggaataataataataataatatttctagtatttattttcatatctctttgaatattatttaatatttgggAAGAGTTTCTTTATAACCATTAAGAAAAATAACCTAAAATTAGTTTCGTACaaactaaaattagtttataatcaTCCATTTTCTTTCAATTCCTATTTTTACACATTGACCAACAAGTCCCAAACTAAAATTTGTATGCTAAGTTTTCTGTTTTACTCTATAAACTTTTGAATATTTCTTACCTATATTGAATAGTATTATTTAGTtgtctttatctttttcatGTATCTTTTCCATTATAATAATATGGTATCTTTACGAATTTTCTATTCTTAATTTTTACTTCATGgctattatttttatcaatcaGTGAGAATTTCATTACTCAAACACCacaataaataatgataattcttttatacaattaacttatttatcttaaaatttaaaatattttaattatctctaatcaaaatttataaaatatcaaatcgATGCATTTTAAAgacataacataaaaataatacaaacaaaaatacaaattcggagttttcttttttttttctcataaacaatcactacaagaagaagaaaaaaagaacttggtctttaaataaaagaaatttaagtttatgCAAACAAGCATTACTGAAGATGTTGGAAACAATTCTTTATAAcactcataaaaatattatgtatataaacttgtactttctcattttcttcatttatttattataaaacaacCCTAACAAGAAAAGTTAATGGATCCACATAACTAAAGGACAAAATCTTTGAACTTTTGAATACATATATTACTAGAAAAATAATCCTCACGTGTTAGGTCGATTATGGGTAGAATTTTGGTGAAGATGCACGTTACCTACTATTAATCAACTATACATATACATAAGATTATATATACTATATGTAtgtccttttctctttttcttatcaTAAAACTTAATGATTTATGATTTGTTAGTATTGTGCATGTTAATTATTTCTCAGTGACAAGAGACTCAAATactattaagaaaaaaaaattgtctctAATGTTTGTAATGATATAGCATGATTAAGAATAAAGGAACCCTAATAATAATCACTCATTCATTAATAACTTGTTTATACAAAGCTCAAATATGAACCAACAAGTTCTTCAATAACAAACCAAACCTCAACGACCAACCCAGCAATAGCTAAAAGAGGAAAATATTCTTTCAAGAAAATGTATCTAACAAGCTTTTAACACAATTTATTAATGAGAATTCACTTAACTTactattaatcaaaattaatatcgtttttaaataataacaatatatttttcttattctattttttgtattactatttataatatatatatatatatatatatatatatatatatatatatatatatatatatatatatatatatatataaggataATAACACACAATTATAATACCCGAGGAACCAAAAgggtaattaatttttttttaagaaaaactaaaattagtttatacaaactaatttataaaaaaaatccccaaaaacttatttttaacacatatatacataacctaattttaacttgtaaaaaaatattattttttattaatgttatctcgaaatttattaaaaaaattgtataggACCATAAAGCTTGTAGATTTACGGAATTATTTCAATTTGAATAATACTTCcaaattttaagtatataacTACCATAAATATTGATGAGAAAAATCTCAGTGTAATGATTGCT
This window of the Vigna angularis cultivar LongXiaoDou No.4 chromosome 7, ASM1680809v1, whole genome shotgun sequence genome carries:
- the LOC108336349 gene encoding aberrant root formation protein 4 isoform X1, with product MSVSVEREIASFRDSEIRNNLRRVLESCSKLVEAGDFHDSENTVSELIEYLDSVYDAAVSDPDSERAENEAFEAISEIHRYICSPSLDQEVVDALSFELPKAVSKFVGISSRFLDIATSIIDQFIVKCGPRDMLSILCNTLGYSSKITKAASYIVPPLSGISKVIISIKRRQFEQVKEAVPIILNVLKVVSLESEEEEELEDVFDRAVGIANSICEVCNKLEGDAKPKLQSVLGLYVLQCMALISASLGYKASRCHSFVLQLSQISSYCGLSYLSLLTTYEVETVASSIFGDKDLCMGFLSHVKHGAALSVIWGLVSEEVAYTAKENLTAIKDELCNNQTKRWQAIGTLKQVLSFVNLPWELKKHAIDFLLCITDGRISRNCNEEHSEWSSYMPSLFSALQAVKMVIMHAPEPELRKKSFAVLKGVLDDIPISQRLDILKALIRNTDSSSMIAIFIDLIRKEMHTAICNSRSIVKDAPQIENKAFPDTPFWNPGVIELVELVLRPPQGGPPFLPEQSDAVLSALNLYRFVLMIESAEKTNCTGVLSKNSLLKAYNEWLLPLRTLVTGIMAESKSDHDDFAVDTVCTLNPLELVLYRCIELVEEKLKQST
- the LOC108336349 gene encoding aberrant root formation protein 4 isoform X2; its protein translation is MSVSVEREIASFRDSEIRNNLRRVLESCSKLVEAGDFHDSENTVSELIEYLDSVYDAAVSDPDSERAENEAFEAISEIHRYICSPSLDQEVVDALSFELPKAVSKFVGISSRFLDIATSIIDQFIVKCGPRDMLSILCNTLGYSSKITKAASYIVPPLSGISKVIISIKRRQFEQVKEAVPIILNVLKVVSLESEEEEELEDVFDRAVGIANSICEVCNKLEGDAKPKLQSVLGLYVLQCMALISASLGYKASRCHSFVLQLSQISSYCGLSYLSLLTTYEVETVASSIFGDKDLCMGFLSHVKHGAALSVIWGLVSEEVAYTAKENLTAIKDELCNNQTKRWQAIGTLKQVLSFVNLPWELKKHAIDFLLCITDGRISRNCNEEHSEWSSYMPSLFSALQAVKMVIMHAPEPELRKKSFAVLKGVLDDIPISQRLDILKALIRNTDSSSMIAIFIDLIRKEMHTAICNSRSIVKDAPQIENKAFPDTPFWNPGVIELVELVLRPPQGGPPFLPEQSDAKRQTALECCQRTVY